One Urocitellus parryii isolate mUroPar1 chromosome 9, mUroPar1.hap1, whole genome shotgun sequence DNA segment encodes these proteins:
- the LOC144249033 gene encoding cytochrome P450 3A9-like, with product MFPIINQYGDALVKYLSLEVKKGEPVTVKEILGSYNMDVIINTFFGVNVNSLNNPQDPFVKKSQEHPWFRCPPNIFFLIIMVFPFLRPVFQALNVYRFSKCVLEFFNNPVMRMKTKGLEDKEKHRIDFLQLMIDSQISQDKESYKGLSDLEIAAQSGIFILAGYDTTSTSLSFIMYLLATHPDVQKKLQQEIDETLPNKGPVTYDVLFEMKYLDMVVNETLRLYPIVERIERVCKKDVELNGVFIPKGKIVTIPTYSLHKISTYWPEPEKFYPERFSKKNKDSINPYIYMPFGNGPRNCIGMRFALMNMKLAFIRLLQNSSFHPCKETQIPLKLSKTPFLQPEKPIVLKAVSRDEPGK from the exons ATGTTCCCCATCATTAACCAATATGGAGATGCATTGGTGAAGTACCTAAGCCTGGAAGTGAAGAAAGGTGAGCCTGTCACTGTGAAGGA aATTTTGGGGAGCTACAACATGGATGTGATCATTAACACATTCTTTGGAGTTAATGTCAATTCCCTCAACAATCCACAAGATCCATTTGTGAAAAAAAGCCAAGAACATCCTTGGTTCAGATGtcctccaaatattttttttcttataatta TGGTATTTCCATTCCTTAGACCAGTGTTTCAAGCATTAAATGTCtacaggttttcaaaatgtgTTCTGGAATTTTTTAATAATCCTGTAATGAGGATGAAAACAAAAGGCctagaagataaagaaaag CACCGCATTGATTTTCTCCAGTTAATGATTGATTCCCAGATTTCCCAAGACAAGGAATCCTACAAAG GTCTATCTGATCTGGAGATTGCAGCCCAGTCTGGTATCTTTATTTTGGCTGGCTATGACACCACTAGCACCAGTCTTTCATTTATTATGTATCTACTGGCCACCCACCCTGATGTCCAGAAGAAGCTTCAGCAGGAGATTGATGAGACTTTGCCCAATAAG ggaCCTGTCACATATGATGTACTATTTGAGATGAAGTATCTGGACATGGTGGTGAATGAAACTCTCAGATTATATCCAATTGTTGAGAGAATTGAGAGAGTCTGTAAAAAAGATGTTGAACTCAATGGGGTGTTCATTCCCAAAGGAAAAATCGTGACTATACCAACATATAGTCTTCATAAAATCTCCACGTACTGGCCAGAACCTGAAAAGTTCTACCCTGAAAG GTTCAGTAAGAAGAACAAGGACAGCATCAATCCTTACATATACATGCCCTTTGGAAATGGACCCAGAAACTGCATTGGCATGAGGTTTGCTCTCATGAACATGAAACTTGCCTTCATCAGATTACTGCAGAACTCCTCCTTCCATCCTTGTAAGGAAACACAG ATACCTCTGAAATTAAGCAAGACACCATTTCTTCAACCAGAAAAACCCATTGTTCTAAAGGCTGTGTCAAGAGATGAGCCTGGAAAGTAG